The following proteins are co-located in the Limanda limanda chromosome 5, fLimLim1.1, whole genome shotgun sequence genome:
- the npffr2a gene encoding neuropeptide FF receptor 2a: MNEGPETNLTRLYDNWTFYNSSVESVVRRNNITYVGFYLHQPSIAAIFIVSYLLIFLVCMVGNGVVCFIVLRSRNMRTVTNLFILNLAVSDLLVGIFCMPTTLLDNIITGWPFGSLVCKMSGMVQGISVSASVFTLVAIAVDRFRCIVYPFKQKLTIPTATLIIVVIWVLAVSIMCPSGVMLQVTREQTIRVLLGYDNKTSPFYWCRENWPNQEMRKIYTTVLFANIYLAPLSLIVIMYARIGITLFKSAVTSEGKPGHNNRHTVSKKKQRVIKMLLIVALLFILSWLPLWTLMMLSDYASLTEQQYRIINIYVYPFAHWLAFFNSSVNPIIYGFFNENFRSGFRAVFKFSLCAADGQLRKTYSHRLQGNSVLPANHAQSSLEPISLNSLDKSTSRRLNHINEQDLVMEDLEKASCSSGGVTAVSI, from the exons ATGAACGAAGGACCCGAGACCAACTTGACTCGACTCTACGACAACTGGACATTTTACAACAGCTCGGTGGAGTCGGTGGTCCGCAGGAACAACATCACCTACGTTGGATTTTACCTGCACCAGCCGTCCATCGCTGCCATCTTCATCGTGTCCTACCTGCTCATCTTCCTCGTGTGCATGGTGGGGAACGGAGTGGTGTGCTTCATCGTGCTGAGGAGCAGGAACATGCGGACTGTCACCAACTTGTTCATTCTGAACCTGGCTGTGAGTGACCTGCTGGTGGGGATCTTCTGCATGCCCACCACTCTCCTGGACAACATCATTACAG GATGGCCGTTCGGAAGCCTGGTCTGCAAGATGAGTGGCATGGTGCAGGGGATCTCCGTGTCAGCGTCTGTCTTCACCCTGGTGGCCATCGCTGTGGACAG GTTCAGATGCATCGTCTACCCGTTCAAGCAGAAGCTCACCATCCCCACGGCCACCTTGATCATCGTGGTCATCTGGGTTCTGGCCGTGTCCATCATGTGTCCGAGTGGCGTGATGCTCCAGGTGACCAGGGAGCAAACCATCCGGGTGCTGCTGGGCTACGACAACAAGACCAGTCCCTTCTACTGGTGCCGAGAGAACTGGCCCAACCAGGAGATGAGGAAGATCTACACCACCGTCCTGTTTGCAAACATCTACCTGGCTCCTCTCTCGCTCATCGTGATCATGTACGCCCGGATCGGCATCACGCTCTTCAAATCGGCGGTGACCTCGGAGGGGAAGCCGGGTCACAACAACCGCCACACCGTGTCCAAGAAGAAGCAGCGGGTGATCAAAATGCTTCTGATCGTGGCgttgctcttcatcctctcctggCTGCCGCTGTGGACCCTCATGATGCTCAGCGACTACGCCAGCCTGACCGAGCAGCAGTACAGGATCATCAACATTTACGTTTACCCCTTCGCCCACTGGCTGGCCTTCTTCAACAGCAGCGTCAACCCCATCATCTACGGCTTCTTCAACGAGAACTTCCGCAGCGGGTTCCGAGCCGTGTTCAAGTTCAGCCTGTGCGCGGCGGACGGCCAGCTGAGGAAGACCTACTCGCACCGGCTGCAGGGGAACTCCGTGCTGCCGGCCAACCACGCACAGTCCTCCCTGGAGCCCATCTCCCTCAACAGCCTGGACAAGAGCACGTCCAGGCGGCTCAACCACATCAACGAGCAGGACCTGGTCATGGAGGATCTGGAGAAGGCGTCttgcagcagcgggggggtgaCTGCTGTGTCCATTTGA